TATCCGTAATGCAACTTGGGAATCCTGTCCTCGCGGAATCAACACAGGAGGATTTGGCTTAAGCATTACCACAGAGGATATCGCTAAATTCGGCCAGCTATACTTACAGAAGGGTATCTGGAATCATCAGCGCCTTCTGCCCGAAGAGTGGATCCATGAGGCTACTTCCAAACACATTTCTAATGGCGAAGGCGATCATGACTGGGCGATGGGATATGGGTATCAATTCTGGCAATGTCGACACGGTGCCTATCGAGCAGACGGTGCATTCGGCCAAATTTGTATCGTTCTACCTGACCAAGATGCGGTAGTTGCTATCACTGCCGGAACAAATAGTATTCAGGGTATATTGAATGAAGTGTGGGAGCATCTACTACCCAACATGAAAGAAGCACCCCTTCCGGAAGATCCAACATCATCAGCCAATTTGGCAGAGCAATTAAAGAATTTATCCATTGATCCTCCACAATTGCAACGGTCATCCTTGCTAGAAGCACAAATAAACGGGAAGACATATACACTCGAAAGCAACCAATTTTCACTAGCTACCTTATCCATACTCTTCAACAACCACGAAGCTGAATTTACTTTATTAGATGAGCTTGGAGAGCAAAAGGTTATTCGTCTTGGCCGAGGGCAATGGGTCGAGAGCTTTGCACATATCCTTGGGGCTTCTACGAACCGGATCATGTCCAGCTTTACTTGGTCAGCAGAAGATCAGCTTGAGTTATCCTTATTGTTTGTTGAGATGCCTTTCTGTATAACGCTTGAGATTAAACTTCTAGAGAACATGCTAAATCTTAAACAGAAGATGAATGTGAATATGGGACCACTTGAATTTGCTGATATAATCGGAAGAATTTAATATACAATATATGTAATCAATAAAAGAAAGGCCGCTTCGTCCCCTGCAGGGACTTAGCGGCCTTAAACGACTTTATTTTAGCTAGTGAAATCAGCAAGTTTGAGGATCACTGGGCAATGATCACTCCCCATGATATGACAATCAATTTGAGCGTCAAGTACATTGGGGGCCAGTCTAGAAGAAGCTAAGAAATAATCAATCCGCCAGCCTACATTCCGCTCTCTCACTTTCGGCATGTAAGACCACCAAGAATAGACTCCCTCAAGCTCCGGGTGAAGATATCTAAACGTATCTATGAAGCCAGACTCTAGAAGGGTACTCATTTTCCCTCTCTCTTCATCGGTAAAACCAGAGTTACCACGGTTAGCCTTTGCATTCTTGATATCAATATCCTCATGAGCTACGTTTAGGTCACCGCAAACAACAACTGCTTTACGCTTGTCCAGCTCTAAGAGATAATTGCGGAAACGGTCTTCCCATTCCATTCTATATTCCAAGCGTGTCAGATCCCGTTTGGCATTAGGCGTATAGACATTGACCAGATAAAAATGATCGAACTCTAATGTGATGATCCGACCTTCTGCTTCTTCATCTTCTTCCATTCCATATCTCACAGAGATCGGTTTGATTTTGGTGAACACTGCCGTGCCTGAATAGCCCTTCTTCACTGCGTAATTCCAATATTGCTCGTATTCTTCGCCTTGCTCCATTGTAATTTGCCCTGCTTGCAGCTTTGTCTCTTGAACGCAAAAAATATCTGCTTCAACTTCTTTAAAATATTCATTAAACCCTTTAGTGACACATGCCCGAAGACCATTCACATTCCAAGATACTAGCTTTATCATCTGCTTATCTCCTTGCATTTTCCTTTAGTTATACTATTACTGCGATTATTATATCACTATAGCTAGCAGACGGGATATGTATAGCACCAAAAGCCGCACCTTTCTCCACTGCGGAGAATTGGTGCAGCTTTTGGTTAATTCATACGCTGACTAACTTAAAGACCAATGGCTGTAGCTGTAAACGTAATTGGTCCTACTACTTGAATTATACTTCCAGGATTATTACTAGCAGCAAATAGAATGCCAAGTGTATAAATTTGGGTTCCTGGCAGTCCACCATCCACAGCAAGCACGTTTACAATCTGAAGGTTGTTACCAGGTTCGAAGAATCGATTGAGCGGGCTACTGTATACTTTTGTGGCACCTCTGTAAATATCTACGCGAATATCATCAGTAAATGAAAAACTATTAACACCGAAACTCGCTTTTAGCTCAACTCTCGAATGATAAGTTGCAGGATTAGCCGGATCAAGATGTACAGAGGTAGTTGTTATTCCTTGACCAACACCAACCCCTAATACTGGACCATCAACAGTTAAAAACGTTGAACCATAATCAATAATTGAAGCCATTCTCAACACTCCCTTCAAGGTTATACAACATCCTATGAAAATGAACTGAACCTTGAATGGATATATCATCAGGGAAAATAGTATATTTTTATCATAGTTTTATATCCTAATCATTCTACATCCATGATACAATAACCAAATTGACACTATAAAAATTTCATTTAATACGTGAGGTAAAGAAACTTATGAATGCACCAACACTATTACGAGGATTTAACTTTTTGTATTTTGCACTGCTAGCCATGTTTATTCCTTTTCTGCCAGTCTATCTAGGGGAGCAGGGTCTTAACCCGGCGCAAATTGGATTCATTATTGGTACTGGAGGTTTTGTTACCATTATAGCTCAACCCTTATGGGGGATGATCAGCGACAAAACAAGAACGATCCGCAAAGTACTTTTAGTTCTACTGTTATGCTCTGCGGTTACAGGATACTTTTTATTCGATTCCAGCAGCTATGTGGGACTTATTCTTTTTGCTATGCTGCTCTATTTCTTCCTGATGCCTATCGATCCATTAGCTGAAAGCTTGAATTTCAGGGTCTCTGAGGCAGCTGGAATCAGCTACGGGTCGATCCGTACATACGGTGCGCTGGGGTACGGTGTAATGGCCTTGCTCACAGGTTATGTGCTGAGTTATTTCGGCTCTCATGGGATGGCCATGTTGTTCGTCACGATTAGCCTTACAAGCTTTATAGTAAGCTGGTTCATGCCAGATGCTCCAGTTACCGGTAAACCGGTTACACTTGATAGCTTAAAGCACTTTCTTAGCAACAAAGAAACACTGCTATTTCTAGTGCTCATATTTATTAGCTCCGTTCCTGCACGGATGAACGATACGTTCCTAGGAGTTTATATCCGCGAGCTAGGTGGAAGTCCTGGATTGGTAGGCCAATCCTTTTTCATCGCCGCAATGAGTGAAATTATAGTTTTTGCATTAAGCTTTTGGTGGCTACGGAAAGGTAAAGAGCTTATCATCATTTCGATTTCAGGAGCCTTTTATTTCCTTCGTTTCTTTATTTCAGCTTGGATTACTGATCCACACATGTTAGCCTATTTGCAAATTCTACAAATCCTGACCTTCCCAGTATTCTACTCTGCGGCTATTCAGTATCTGTATAGAATTGTGCCAGAGGAATGGCGTGCTACAGGTCAAACTGTACTTGCACTTCTATTCTTCGGAGTATCAGGTATCCTAGCATCATATGCTGGTGGAGCATTATATGAAGCCTTTGGTGGCAAGGCTCTTTACTTAACGATTTCTGTGATGTCATTTATCGGCATGCTGTTCGGTTTGATTTTGTACCGAATCTATGGAAAGAAAAACTCCAATAAAAACAATGTAGCTACTCATTAATCTTCCAATAATTAAACGGGTATGTCCCATAGCCAAGTAGACGGCTACCGGACATGCCCGTTTTCTATGAATAAGTGCGAATTCACCGTGTCATTCGCTCTCGCATCAATAGATTTATCGCATAGTATATCCTATAAAATGAAAAGGAGGTCGTTACTATGGCTATCGTATTACCTCTACAATTGTTTGTTTTAGAACCCGTCATTGGCAAATCCTATTATGAAAACCTTGCAGGTGGTATTAATGCTGCAGTTACAGTAAACAATATCTCGGACCACCCTGTAGAACTAGTATTAACCCGTGTGAATGCTCCAGTTATCACTTACACGATTCCAGCATTCAATAGTCTTACGCTTCAAGTTCATGCACTGTTGGTCGCAGCACTCTTAAGTACTGCTTCGGGCACAACATTCGGATTTATTGAAATCTCTACATCAGATTTCTAATAGAATCACAAATACAACGCTCTCTAAAGGACTTCTAGCTGATTATTTAGCTAGAAGTCCTTTACTATAACAATCTACTTAAGTCTTTCTTTAGGCTGCTCCATAAGCTGCTTCAGCTTGACTTCAGTATTAGAATCTACGACAGGAGTATAAATACTACAGCGTAAATCTGTGCTGCCATGAACCTGTAACGAGGTTAAATGAAATAACATCTTCCCTGCTTTAGCATGTCTAAATTCTAGAAGCACATCTGGAGCAGAGCTTACCCGGCTTTGTTCCCACAATTCATTAAATGCTGGATGTAGTCCCTTTAATTCCTCTATAAATTCATCGTACCAACGATCCTCTACATACTGTCCATAATAAGCTCTGAAGATGGACAGATAACCACTAACGAATTGTTCCCAATTTACGGCTAAGCGTCGAAACTCCTTACGAACAAATAACAAGCGAATCAAGTTTCTCTCCTCGATGGGTAGCTCCGAGAAATCGAGAAACACATGCGCTGCAGCCTCATTCCAACCTACAATTCCACAGCGTCGATCTGAAATAATTGTAGGGCAATTCTTGAGCTCTTGTAATATTTTCTGTAGAGAAGGACTGATTACAGAAAATTCATCTTGCTGAAATCGAACAGTTCCCGTACCTGTCTCTAGTGCTAGCGCAAAAAGATACTTCCGCTCATCTGTAGTCAGCTTGAGTGCCGTCGCAATACAGTCCAAAACCGATGACGAGACTTTAATATCCCTACCCTGTTCTAGCCACGTATACCAGGTGCTGCTTACCCCCGCTAGCTGTGCAACTTCTTCTCTTCGAAGTCCAGGCGTTCTCCTGCGTGTGCCTTCTGGCAGTCCAACAGAGCTGGGTGAGATCGCTGCTCGGCGTGCTTTTAAGAAATCTGATAATGCCTGCAGTCTCGTCTGATTAGCCATATGCTCCCTCCCCTTCCTGCTACATTCCTTAGTATAGTACAAATTATACTAGGATAAACGATAACTTGTAATAGGATAAATAAAGTGGAACAATACCTGTATACACTAGTTTAGGAGGTTCATTATGGAACGCGTAGTCATCACAGGTATGGGATTAATCTCCCCACTAGGGAATTCAGTAGAACAATTTTGGGATCGTCTAGTTTCTGGTGAATCAGGGATATCACCAATCACTTCATTTGATACATCAAACTTTAAGGCAAAGATCGCAGGAGTAGTGCATGACTTCGATGCGGAAGCCAGATTTGGCCGTAAAGAGGCACGCAGAATGGATAGATTTAGTCAGTTCGCCCTCGCGGCTACTGAAGAGGCTTGGAAACAATCTGGTTTACAGCTTGATAAGATCGACAAGGAACGACTCGGAGTTTATGTAGGTTCTGGTGTTGGTGGTATTCAGACATTGATGGAACAAGGGAGTGTTTTAGATCGACGTGGACCCGATAGGGTTAGTCCCACTTTAATCCCGATGATGATCTCCAATATGGCTGCGGCGATGATTAGCATTAGATTAGGAGCCATGGGACCTACAATGGCTCCAGTGACTGCATGTTCTATTGGGAATACGGCGATCGGAGAAGCTTTCAGGCTGATCCATTATGGAGGTGCCGATATTGTTATAGCGGGAGGCTCAGAAGCTGCCATTACTGAAATCTCTTTAGCTAGTTTCGGCAATGCCACTTCATTATCCACTCGAAATGAAGAGCCATCTAAGGCAAGTCGACCTTTTGACGGTGGGCGGGATGGATTTGTCATTGGAGAAGGAGGCGGCATTGTCATTCTAGAGTCACTCACTCATGCTCTGCGTAGAAATGCTGAGATTCACGGTGAAGTTATCGGTTATGGCGCCAGCTCTGATGCCTATCATATGGTCGCCACCCATCCGGAAGGGATCGGTGCTTATCAAGCGATGAAGCTGGCTCTGAATGAAGCTAATCTCCAGCCTAAGGATGTGAATGTAATCAGCGCTCATGCCACAAGTACAGTAGTAGGTGACCGCTCCGAAACTCTTGCAATTAAAAAGTTATTCGGCGATCAAGCACATCGGATTCCCATAACTGCCAATAAGTCTATGACCGGACATGCTTTAGGGGCGGCTGGCGGCCTAGAGGCTATAGCTCTGATTAAGAGTATACAAGAAGGAATCATTCCCCCTACTATTAATCAGGAGATCAAAGATTCCATCTGTGATCTGGATTATGTCCCGAACATTGCGCGAAAAACTGATCTTACTATAGGAATGTCTAACTCCTTTGGTTTCGGTGGGCATAATGCGGTCATTGTAATTCGGAAGTTTGAAGACTAACCGTTCATCCATAAAATGGGGTTCCAATTAGTCATTCTCAGGACTAATTGGAACCCCGTTTCTACTGTTAATTCCTTGGAGGTTGCGTTACAAGATTGCTGAGTACATCCGTAATTCCATACTCATATCCATATACACATTCGTAGTGAGGTTCCGCTTACGGACCATATTGCACTTATTCCCTGCTATGAACGAATTAGTCAATACCCCTGTTTTCCCCTTTAAACCAAAGGGTTTTCAATTCCTTGGGCACAGAGACAAAATGCGAGTCGTCGGCTGGCAATCTGCTATCCGTGGGTTGGTTACCACATATTATGCCTACGTCGAAGGAGCTTCCGCAAACTAATTTCGCACGTCAGATCTGGGATCCTGTGCATAGGGAATTCACGGATTCTCCTCGTACCTTTCTCTTTGTCTCCATGCCCCAAGAATTCAAATCTTTTGGGTATACTTTTTGTGTTTTTTTCATTTCACCTACGCCATTTTCCGTTCTGCATCTACCGCTATTGACCAGATGAATCCAACTAACTCACGACCTACCGCAGCCATAGTTAAATTTCGGTGTTTCCCACGTCTGACTAACTTTAAATACTTGCTGTGTAACCGTTCTTGGGCTTTCCACGACGTTTCATGGACATGAGCACTCTGACCCTCTAAGCGCACTGCTAAATCTCCTTTAACTGCAGGACGGTGACGGTAACTCCATGCGGACTCCACCAGTGCACGTCGCACACCGGAATTTCCGGTTTTTGTAAGACTTCCTCTTTTGGTACTTGCTCCCGATGAATACTCCCGTGGCACTAGTCCCAGGTAACTCATGAGCTGAGCCGGTGAACGAAAACGCTCAAAATTTCCAATCTCGACAACTAAAGTCATAGCCGTCAGCAGGGCAATTCCCCGCAGACCTTGCAACGCTTGAATGACAGGTGCGTATGGACAGATCTGTGCTTCTTCTCGCATTGCGGCTTCAAGTCGCTTGATTCGCTCCTCCACTTCCCGGAGCTGTTGCAGGGATTCCGCGAAAACTTTTTCTTGAGCTACATTATTAAACTTCAACATAGACAGCCATTCCCGGTACCTTTTGGTCCAACGTTTTTTCATGCCTTCTGGCTTGTGAATCTGGTGACGCAACAGAAAATGAATGAGCCGTTGCCGAACCCGATGTAAGTCCTGCCTAGCATCTTCTCGTGCACGAATGAGATCTCTTAAGGCTTCGAGTTCAGGAGTCGGCACATGGATCGCAGTCAATTCTCCTGCGCGGTGCAGTTGAGCCAGTTTTTCAGCATCCCGTCGATCGGTTTTTATAGCATCGCCGGGACGCTGTGGCATACGCGAAGGTGCGATTACCACGCAGGAAATCCCCATTTTCGTCAGCCAGCGATATAAGTCGTACCCCGTAGGCCCGGCTTCATAGCAGACCTCCAGTGTAATCCCTGTACCTTTGATTTTCCGAATCATTCGAGCCACAGCATCTGGGGTATGAGATATGGCTCCATAATATCGTGCGGGTTCTCGACCCTCATCTGCAATCGCCACCGCAATTTTTTCTTTTGATACATCCAAACCTACGTATTTTATGGTATTCTTCATATTAACAGCTCCTTTCGCATGTAGCTCTGAAATGGTTGTCCTTCAACTTCCATTTTAACCTACGGTGTGCGAACAGGGGCTGCCTTTCGTTCATCATAACTAATAACAAGCCCATTCCCGGGTGATTCAGGGCGGATAACGGCGCAGGCTCGTTTACGTTACCGGCGGCACTTTGTATTCGGTTTTTCGCATACATTTGGCTCGTTTACGTTACCGGCGGCACATTGTATTCGATTTTGCGCATACATTTGGCACGTTTACGTTACCGGCGGCACTTTGTATTCGGTTTTTCGCATACATTTGGCTCGTTTACGTTACCGGCGGCACTTTGTATTCGGTTTTTCGCATACATTTGGCTCGTTTACGTTACCTGAGGCACATGTATTCGATTTTTCGCATACATTCGGCTCGTTTACGTTAACGGCGGCACATTGTATTCGGTTTTTCGCATACATTTGGCTCGTTTACGTTACCGGCGGCACATGTATTCGATTTTTCGCATACATTTGCCTCATTTATGTTATCGGCCGCACATTGTGTTCGATTTTTCGCATACATTTGGCTCGTTTACGTTAACGGTGGCACATTGTATTCGGTTTTTCGCATACATTTGGCTCGTTACGTTAACGGCGGCTCATGCTACGAAATATGGTACTTCTTTAGCTTCTTCCGGTACTCAGCGGAGGCAAACTGGCTCCCGCGAACCTAAACAATAAAAAAAACGCCAAGCCATCGAAATGGCCTGACGTTTCCTTTTATATTTTACGTAAACAATCTGCTTAATTAGCGCCTTCTTGCACCAAAACAGGTTCTGGATAAGCGTTCTTAAGCACACGTTGTCTATTCTTAACAACTGCCGGCGGTTCCACCTTAGGAGCCATCGGATGCATTAGCCAAGACTTCACCATATGGGTATCCGAAACCTTATACATAGGGGGCTCTTTCTCCATATCGATTTGCATAGCATAAGTACTACGAAGTGCGAAAGCATCGCCCTTAGGCGGTTTGATCAAATCTGGAGGCGTACCAGGAATTGCTGTAAGCAAAGAACCTTTGCTCTCCAAACTTGGCATGGAAGCTAGCAAGCCCCAAGTGTATGGGTGTCTTGGATCATAGAAGATCTCTTCCGCTGTTCCCATTTCGACAATTTGTCCGGCATACATTACAGCTACACGATCTGCCATTCTTGCTACAACCCCGAGATCATGGGTAATAAAAATAATAGCCGTATTAATCTTCTTCTGCAATTCCTTCATCAAATCAAGGATTTGTGCTTGAATGGTTACGTCGAGCGCTGTTGTAGGCTCATCCGCAATCAGAAGTTTAGGGTTCGCAGCAAGTGCCATTGCTATAACAACACGTTGACGCATACCACCACTGAATTCATGCGGATATTG
This window of the Paenibacillus sp. FSL R10-2734 genome carries:
- a CDS encoding serine hydrolase, encoding METTSSLQLSRSLPEEQGISSAAISNFISAVEKQNLGLHSFMLLRHGYVISEGWWTPYKSDLPHMLFSLSKSFTSTAIGFAVTEKLITLDDSVISFFPEDVPDEITENLSKMRIRHLLMMGTGQVVDTMDTLHHSADGNWVKAFFTVPVEKEPGTHFLYNTGATYMLSAILQKVTGQTLLEYLEPRLFTPLGIRNATWESCPRGINTGGFGLSITTEDIAKFGQLYLQKGIWNHQRLLPEEWIHEATSKHISNGEGDHDWAMGYGYQFWQCRHGAYRADGAFGQICIVLPDQDAVVAITAGTNSIQGILNEVWEHLLPNMKEAPLPEDPTSSANLAEQLKNLSIDPPQLQRSSLLEAQINGKTYTLESNQFSLATLSILFNNHEAEFTLLDELGEQKVIRLGRGQWVESFAHILGASTNRIMSSFTWSAEDQLELSLLFVEMPFCITLEIKLLENMLNLKQKMNVNMGPLEFADIIGRI
- a CDS encoding exodeoxyribonuclease III, coding for MKLVSWNVNGLRACVTKGFNEYFKEVEADIFCVQETKLQAGQITMEQGEEYEQYWNYAVKKGYSGTAVFTKIKPISVRYGMEEDEEAEGRIITLEFDHFYLVNVYTPNAKRDLTRLEYRMEWEDRFRNYLLELDKRKAVVVCGDLNVAHEDIDIKNAKANRGNSGFTDEERGKMSTLLESGFIDTFRYLHPELEGVYSWWSYMPKVRERNVGWRIDYFLASSRLAPNVLDAQIDCHIMGSDHCPVILKLADFTS
- a CDS encoding MFS transporter, encoding MNAPTLLRGFNFLYFALLAMFIPFLPVYLGEQGLNPAQIGFIIGTGGFVTIIAQPLWGMISDKTRTIRKVLLVLLLCSAVTGYFLFDSSSYVGLILFAMLLYFFLMPIDPLAESLNFRVSEAAGISYGSIRTYGALGYGVMALLTGYVLSYFGSHGMAMLFVTISLTSFIVSWFMPDAPVTGKPVTLDSLKHFLSNKETLLFLVLIFISSVPARMNDTFLGVYIRELGGSPGLVGQSFFIAAMSEIIVFALSFWWLRKGKELIIISISGAFYFLRFFISAWITDPHMLAYLQILQILTFPVFYSAAIQYLYRIVPEEWRATGQTVLALLFFGVSGILASYAGGALYEAFGGKALYLTISVMSFIGMLFGLILYRIYGKKNSNKNNVATH
- a CDS encoding helix-turn-helix transcriptional regulator, with translation MANQTRLQALSDFLKARRAAISPSSVGLPEGTRRRTPGLRREEVAQLAGVSSTWYTWLEQGRDIKVSSSVLDCIATALKLTTDERKYLFALALETGTGTVRFQQDEFSVISPSLQKILQELKNCPTIISDRRCGIVGWNEAAAHVFLDFSELPIEERNLIRLLFVRKEFRRLAVNWEQFVSGYLSIFRAYYGQYVEDRWYDEFIEELKGLHPAFNELWEQSRVSSAPDVLLEFRHAKAGKMLFHLTSLQVHGSTDLRCSIYTPVVDSNTEVKLKQLMEQPKERLK
- the fabF gene encoding beta-ketoacyl-ACP synthase II → MERVVITGMGLISPLGNSVEQFWDRLVSGESGISPITSFDTSNFKAKIAGVVHDFDAEARFGRKEARRMDRFSQFALAATEEAWKQSGLQLDKIDKERLGVYVGSGVGGIQTLMEQGSVLDRRGPDRVSPTLIPMMISNMAAAMISIRLGAMGPTMAPVTACSIGNTAIGEAFRLIHYGGADIVIAGGSEAAITEISLASFGNATSLSTRNEEPSKASRPFDGGRDGFVIGEGGGIVILESLTHALRRNAEIHGEVIGYGASSDAYHMVATHPEGIGAYQAMKLALNEANLQPKDVNVISAHATSTVVGDRSETLAIKKLFGDQAHRIPITANKSMTGHALGAAGGLEAIALIKSIQEGIIPPTINQEIKDSICDLDYVPNIARKTDLTIGMSNSFGFGGHNAVIVIRKFED
- a CDS encoding IS110 family transposase gives rise to the protein MKNTIKYVGLDVSKEKIAVAIADEGREPARYYGAISHTPDAVARMIRKIKGTGITLEVCYEAGPTGYDLYRWLTKMGISCVVIAPSRMPQRPGDAIKTDRRDAEKLAQLHRAGELTAIHVPTPELEALRDLIRAREDARQDLHRVRQRLIHFLLRHQIHKPEGMKKRWTKRYREWLSMLKFNNVAQEKVFAESLQQLREVEERIKRLEAAMREEAQICPYAPVIQALQGLRGIALLTAMTLVVEIGNFERFRSPAQLMSYLGLVPREYSSGASTKRGSLTKTGNSGVRRALVESAWSYRHRPAVKGDLAVRLEGQSAHVHETSWKAQERLHSKYLKLVRRGKHRNLTMAAVGRELVGFIWSIAVDAERKMA
- a CDS encoding ABC transporter ATP-binding protein, encoding MERLLEVKDLAISFKTHGGEVQAIRGVSFHVDKGETLAIVGESGSGKSVTSQAVMKLVPTPPGEYKRGQILFDGQDLIGKTEKQMQKIRGKEIGMIFQDPMTSLNPMMKVGKQITEVLLKHENISKADANKRGIELLNLVGIPSPERRFTQYPHEFSGGMRQRVVIAMALAANPKLLIADEPTTALDVTIQAQILDLMKELQKKINTAIIFITHDLGVVARMADRVAVMYAGQIVEMGTAEEIFYDPRHPYTWGLLASMPSLESKGSLLTAIPGTPPDLIKPPKGDAFALRSTYAMQIDMEKEPPMYKVSDTHMVKSWLMHPMAPKVEPPAVVKNRQRVLKNAYPEPVLVQEGAN